DNA from Nitrospirota bacterium:
ATGGTATAGGACCGGAAACCGCAGATTCAATCCTTCTCTATGCGCTCGATAAACCAGTATTCGTCATAGATACTTACACTAAAAGAGTTCTGTCCAGACATAATATAATGGATAATAACAAATCATATGACGAATATCAGAAGCTCTTCCATTCTTCCCTGAAAAGAGACTTAAAGCTTTTTAATGAATATCATGCGCTGTTTGTGAAGGTAGGCAAAACATTCTGCAAATCAAAAAAACCTTTATGTTCAAAATGTGCTTTATATGAATACCTTTAATCTAACAACATCTTTCATTCCAAAAGGCGATCAGCCAAAAGCTATCCGTCAACTAACAGCAGGCATTGAAAAGGGCTTAAAACATCAGGTGCTTCTGGGGGTAACAGGATCGGGCAAAACTTTCACAATAGCGAATGTTATTGCAAATATCAACAGACCTACACTTGTTATTGCACATAATAAGACTCTTGCTGCACAGCTTTATGGCGAATTTAAAGAACTCTTTCCGGAAAACGCAGTCGAATTTTTTGTAAGTTATTATGACTACTATCAGCCTGAAGCTTACATCCCTACAACAGATACCTATATTGAGAAAGACGCTCTTATAAATGACGACATTGACAGGATGAGACACTCTGCCACAAGGGCTGTTCTTGAAAGAAATGATACAATAGTGGTCGCTTCTGTCTCTTGTATATACGGTATTGGTTCGCCCCAGGACTATATGGAGATGCATCTTATAATTGAAGAAGGAATGCACACAGAACGTGATGAAATACTTAGAAGACTTGTTGATATGCAATATAATCGTTCTGATACTGATTTCAGAAGGGGAACTTTCAGAGTAAGAGGAGATATAGTAGAGGTTTATCCATCATTCTCACTCGATAAATGCATCCGCTTAGATTTTTTTGGAGACGATATTGATACAATCTTTGAATTCGACCCTCTTACAGGTGAGAAAATGCGAAGATTAGAAAAGATTGCAATATTTCCAAATAGTCATTGGATAACGCCACGAGAAAGACTTATTCCTGCATTAAAAAATATAGAGAAGGAGATGATGGAAAGGATTGAATATTTTTTAAAAGAAGGAAAGACACTGGAGGCTAATCGTATAGAGCAAAGAACGAGATTCGATTTAGAGATGTTAAGAGAATTCGGTTATTGTCACGGCATAGAAAATTATTCACGTCATTTAAGTGGTCGGGCCCATGGTGAACCTCCATATACTTTAATCGATTATTTCCCTGAGGATTTTCTAATCATAATTGATGAATCCCATGCCACAATCCCACAGCTTGGAGGAATGTACGAGGGTGATCGTTCAAGAAAACAAACTCTTGTTAATTACGGTTTCAGACTACCTTCTGCACTTGACAATCGTCCACTAACTTTTACCGAATTCGAACACAGAGTTAATCAAGCTATTTATATATCTGCAACTCCAGGAACATATGAGATTGAAAAATCAAATCATCGTATTGTCGAACAGATTATAAGGCCTACAGGTCTTATAGACCCGAAAATGACAGTAAGGCCTGTTTCTAGC
Protein-coding regions in this window:
- the uvrB gene encoding excinuclease ABC subunit UvrB, yielding MNTFNLTTSFIPKGDQPKAIRQLTAGIEKGLKHQVLLGVTGSGKTFTIANVIANINRPTLVIAHNKTLAAQLYGEFKELFPENAVEFFVSYYDYYQPEAYIPTTDTYIEKDALINDDIDRMRHSATRAVLERNDTIVVASVSCIYGIGSPQDYMEMHLIIEEGMHTERDEILRRLVDMQYNRSDTDFRRGTFRVRGDIVEVYPSFSLDKCIRLDFFGDDIDTIFEFDPLTGEKMRRLEKIAIFPNSHWITPRERLIPALKNIEKEMMERIEYFLKEGKTLEANRIEQRTRFDLEMLREFGYCHGIENYSRHLSGRAHGEPPYTLIDYFPEDFLIIIDESHATIPQLGGMYEGDRSRKQTLVNYGFRLPSALDNRPLTFTEFEHRVNQAIYISATPGTYEIEKSNHRIVEQIIRPTGLIDPKMTVRPVSSQVDDLLGEIRKRAVRNERVLVTTLTKKMAEDLADFYINLDVRAKYLHSDIDTLERVEILRDLRLGNFDVLIGVNLLREGLDLPEVSLVAILDADKEGFLRSERSLIQTAGRAARNINGEVILYADTITASMQRAIKETERRRKIQEEYNRKNMITPETVKSNIKDILSSIYEADYWTIPVAAETEIEYGYDDETLQKLETEMKEAAHLLEFERAAKIRDKIKEIKSRMIETGIKQ